A genomic window from Thunnus thynnus chromosome 12, fThuThy2.1, whole genome shotgun sequence includes:
- the ndufb3 gene encoding NADH dehydrogenase [ubiquinone] 1 beta subcomplex subunit 3, with the protein MGGDHGHSKMSMPDWQQWKTQGTPLEFTQQRLAARGLKDPWARNEAWRYSGGFARAVTLSDVLLRGFKWGFAAFTVALAVEYALFPPKKGGH; encoded by the exons ATGGGAGGTGACCACGGCCACAGCAAGATGTCCATGCCAGACTGGCAGCAGTGGAAAACACAGGGGACACCGCTGGAGTTTACACAGCAGAGGTTGGCAGCCAGGGGCCTCAAGGACCCATGGGCACG TAACGAGGCATGGAGATACTCAGGTGGCTTTGCTCGTGCTGTGACTCTGTCAGATGTGCTGCTGAGAGGATTCAAGTGGGGCTTTGCTGCCTTTACTGTTGCTCTGGCTGTAGAGTACGCCCTGTTCCCACCAAAGAAGGGTGGCCATTAA
- the LOC137193763 gene encoding UDP-glucuronosyltransferase 1A1-like, with product MWKSAVFVFLLLNMDMEVDGAVDKLRGSVAEKADSSPASHTGSSPFSGNLLVVPMDGSHWVGMKAIAQEMGRRGHRVTVVIPEISVRMGPGEHYDTLTHPVPYDQAFIDYVLSTHKDIMQKSKQSFIEKIRTRFSQIQKITGLIHTTAESLLFNASLISHLAQQGFDAVLTDPMVPTGSLIARKLGLPTVNLLRGIPFSLDMVSAGVPSPPSYVPRFTTTYTDRMSFKQRVFNTLVAALEPLLCRLVYWHFDQIAYQFLGEEVGIAEVLSDSDIWLLRLDFTLEFPRPLMPNVVLVGGINCNVRNPLPEDLDSWVSGEHGFVVFTLGTMVSDLPEVTTSAFLEAFRQIPQKVIWRYTGLVPNNVPENVKMMKWVPQNDLLAHPGARAFITHAGSHSLFEALCHAVPMVMVPLGGEQPDNAPKLASRGVGVILDISSVTTETLLWGLNEVINDTRYKENVQKLSTLHKDRPVDPLDLSVYWTEFVMRHKGAKHLRPAVHDLNWFQYFSLDVIALLATVVLVFVILTVKCLKLCLRKLSRKRKRD from the exons ATGTGGAAAtcagcagtgtttgtgttcCTGCTGCTAAACATGGATATGGAGGTCGATGGTGCTGTAGATAAGTTGAGGGGATCTGTGGCAGAAAAGGCTGACAGCAGTCCTGCAAGTCACACTGGTTCTTCACCTTTCTCGGGCAACTTGTTGGTGGTACCTATGGATGGGAGTCACTGGGTTGGTATGAAGGCCATTGCTCAAGAAATGGGTCGTCGTGGACACCGGGTCACCGTGGTTATACCGGAGATCAGCGTACGGATGGGCCCAGGGGAACACTATGACACTCTGACCCATCCTGTTCCATATGACCAGGCCTTCATTGATTATGTGTTGTCCACACACAAGGACATCATGCAAAAATCTAAACAGTCTTTCATAGAGAAGATAAGGACACGATTTTCACAGATCCAGAAAATCACAGGCTTAATCCACACCACTGCAGAGAGCCTGCTGTTCAATGCCAGTCTCATCTCACATCTGGCACAGcag GGCTTCGATGCCGTCTTGACAGATCCCATGGTGCCCACAGGCTCACTGATAGCTCGGAAGTTAG GTCTTCCCACTGTTAATTTGCTGAGGGGCATTCCATTTTCCTTGGATATGGTATCTGCAGGCGTCCCCTCTCCGCCCTCATACGTGCCTCGCTTCACCACCACGTACACAGACAGAATGAGCTTCAAGCAGAGGGTTTTCAACACTTTG GTGGCTGCACTGGAGCCACTGTTGTGCCGCCTGGTGTATTGGCACTTTGACCAAATAGCCTATCAGTTCCTGGGAGAGGAGGTGGGCATAGCTGAAGTGCTGTCAGACTCTGATATCTGGCTGCTGAG GCTTGACTTCACACTGGAGTTCCCGCGCCCCCTAATGCCTAATGTAGTACTAGTTGGTGGCATCAACTGCAATGTGAGAAATCCTCTGCCTGAG GATTTGGATTCCTGGGTGTCAGGAGAGCATGGGTTTGTAGTGTTTACTCTGGGTACCATGGTGTCGGATCTACCAGAAGTGACAACATCTGCCTTCCTGGAAGCCTTCAGACAGATTCCACAGAAA GTGATATGGAGATACACCGGGCTTGTTCCCAACAACGTACCAGAAAATGTCAAGATGATGAAATGGGTGCCTCAGAATGACCTACTAG CACATCCTGGAGCTCGAGCTTTCATCACGCACGCCGGGTCACATAGCCTCTTTGAGGCACTGTGTCACGCCGTTCCCATGGTGATGGTGCCACTTGGCGGGGAACAGCCTGACAATGCGCCAAAGTTGGCGAGCAGAGGAGTAGGAGTCATTCTGGATATCTCTTCTGTCACTACAGAAACCCTCCTCTGGGGGCTGAATGAGGTCATCAATGACACCAG GTATAAAGAGAATGTGCAGAAGCTGTCAACTCTTCATAAAGACCGGCCAGTTGACCCACTTGACCTCTCAGTGTACTGGACAGAATTTGTGATGCGGCACAAAGGAGCGAAACATCTCAGACCTGCTGTCCATGACCTCAACTGGTTCCAGTACTTCTCCTTGGATGTAATAGCTCTGCTGGCGACTGTAGTGCTGGTTTTTGTAATACTGACAGTCAAATGCTTGAAACTATGCCTGCGGAAACTGAGCAGGAAGAGGAAACGAGACTAA